The segment TCGCGTCATGTGAAAATGCCATGGAGCTGTGGCTGgagcgctactagccatttaaaagttgtatgaagtaggaatgggcatttcaagcataaagagcacacacacacacaattataggcTACCTCATCCCCACTCACTGTGAGAACCATTTATTTAGTGAttatttagtgttatggtgtcaTGTGGGAATGTACACTAAACATTTAAGTCAAATCATTAATCATTCCCCTGGCGACATGGTAGGCTACCATAACTGACAGTCGTCTGACATGCTTGCAGTGTGTCTCGCAATCATTGAATTCACGTGTTTGGAAAGggcaaggggaggggggacttcTCCCCCTTCATTTTCTACATTTATATCAGAGGAAGCCCTTGCTCTGTTGGTGTCCCATTACTTGTCTTACTTCTCCGCAAGTGGtcgtgatcactttgaacccaaaactgtcttttattggtgagctgattttgagaaaccttgcttcaggctatgcagcaaaCAGTAACAGCAATTTCCCTGTAAGTCCTGCTGGTGACCCCAGTCAGAAGCCCCCTAGCCGTCTATGAATACTCAGAGACATGAAAATCTACGAAGGTGTTCAAGTACTACTTCGTGTTACAATTGTAAGGTGACTTCGTTAGAGGGATTCTAGGACCTACATAGGCTTACGACGCTTTTGGGAAACCCGACCCAGATCCCATGCAGCCTGGCTCCCTCgccgtttcttttttttttacggccCTCAGAGCAGTTACAGTGTGCTGCATCTTTTTTAGATTTGGCTTGTTATAGTTTTGGTGTGCTCATGTTCTTTTTCAAAGCATTCCCGCATTCCACTTGTGGTCAAAATGATGCCAAACTGCTTATTTGAATAATGTGGCGCTGCTCCTTTTACATGTGCAGTCCTGTGTGGTCAGTGAGCACTGCTGTCTGTCATTTCGATAGGCTGCTGAATGTTCCTGAACTCAGTTAGCACATTGAGCAGAAAGCCCCGCTCCTGTCCTCCGGCTAACGCTAGCATGTCAAGAGAATGGTGAATCACCGTGTTTGTATATGGTGACAAGCTTGAAAGCTCATTGTGTGGGGCTGTGCTGAATGTTTACAGCTGAGATTGGACGCAGGTCTTTTGGGCTTTCAGCTTAGGCTGATTACAACTATCCAACGACTCGAGTGGTTCTTGGGAAATGGGAAGCAGGCGTTTTGGTCAGGATGAAGGCCAGGACTCATGTGTCCCCAATGAGTCTTAATTTGTAGGGTCTGAGATGCTcgttttatgtgtgtgcctcagagaactgaaataaacacaaacagacacgtgtgtgtgtgtgtgtgtgtgtgtgtgtgttttagtctgtGGATCTTGTAACAGTGTCTTCTGTTGTCTCCTCTGCAGGACCCAAATTTGTGCAGCTGATGGCTTCCTGATCCCTTCTCCCCGCCTGGTCTCTGCTCTTTAGGCTGCAGTCCTCTTCGCCTGGCAGAGCCATCGGCTCGGTGATGAACCACACACCCAGCCCCCACATGGCCGAGGCCGGAAAGTCTGGGTCGGGGCTCTTGTGTGGCCTGGGTCTGGGTCCCGACCGGGTGCGCTCCCCGGACAGCCTCACCCACACGCCCAGCCCCTCGGGGGGCACCCCCAGCTCCAGCCCGCCCCTGCTGCTCTCACCAGGCCTGGGCTGCGAGGGCCTGAGCATGGCTAGCCTGAGCGCCGGCGGCGACTGGGAGAGCCGCGAGGAGCTGCGGCTGCGCGAGCTAGAGGAGGCGCGGGCGCGCGCCGCCCAGATGGAGAAGACCATGCGCTGGTGGTCGGACTGCACAGCCAACTGGCGCGAGAAGTGGAGCAAGGTGCGCGCCGAGCGCAACCGGGCACGTGACGAAGTGAGGCAGCTGCGGCAGCGTCTGGACGCGCTCACCAAGGAGCTGACGGGCGCCCGGCGCGAGCGGCAGGAGCTGGCCGCCGAGAACGAGCAGCTGCGCCAGGAGACCCAGAGGCTCCGCCCCGAGCACGGCTGCGCCGCCagcgcctcctcctcttcctcctcgtcctcctccccaCCTGTCGCTCCCGACAGCAAAAGCCCCGGAGCAGGGGAGGGGCCTGGCTCTCCTGAGCAGGAGCCTGTCAGAGACATCAGCAGCGACAAGCCAGAACACAAGAAGGTGGGGCAACCTCGCACCACAGTAGCGTTTAAAGTCAAAGAGGCTATTTAAGAAAATATCTTTAAACTGGCACTAACATAAACACCATCTGTAGCTTGAGCACTGCATGTTTCAGGGTCTACTTTACAGAAATGTAATGGGGATCACACTTCAGTGGAACATACCCTTAAAACCCTTAAACCCCTTAAAACACGTTGTTGAAAGTagcagaacatttacatttacatttagtcatttagcagacgcttttatccaaagcgacttacatatgtgcgacttccaatgtatacacattttacgctgatggcacactgcacatcaggagcaattaggggttcagtgtcttgctcaaggacgcttcgacagggaatcgagctagcaaccttctgattactaaactatTACAGAAATGATGTCTCACTGTGATAAAGCTAAATCCAAAACTAAACTAGACTTGTACAACTCACCAAGTTCGAGGATGCAGGCAGATTAGACAACTCTTTATCAGATGCTAATGACTGGCCTGAGAACAGGGTTCTTTAAACACCTCACTGCTTCTCGGCTTCACTCTTCACACCGAGGATTGACCTCGATGAAATCCACCTTACCAGTGCACAAAGTCACAAAAGTCTTGTTTTCCAGCTAAAACGGATGTTTGTTTTTAGCACGCAAGTGTTACGATGGCCATCAGCATCATCATATATGACCCACTGCTCTCAGAATGCTCTGTATGGGTCTGCccgagtgcttgtgtgtgtcagcggaGTGCTGCTGGTGCATTCAATGTCCTAATTATAGtcctttcctcacacacacacacacacacacatacacacacacaccgtggagGCACTGCCTGGGGACACACTGCAGTGCGACTATAGTCAGGAAGCTGAAAGGAAAGTGAGTGTGCGCAAATGTGACCCATCTTCCAGAACAGCCTTTCCAAGATGGTTACATTCCCTACTGTTAGATTGGTGGGATTTCCAGAGACTGGACGGTTTCATGCTGCTAGATTTGAACTGCCCTTTTCACctttaacaccacacacacacacacacacacacacacacacacacacacacacacagagagagacagagagagagacacgtggAGGTAGCAGCAGGAGAAGGCTTAGATAATGTCAGTGTCcagtccctcccctctccagggGTTCTGCAAAGCTGTGGAAGCCATGAGCGCCAGCCTCCGTCATACTCCATCCTCAGGCAGAGCAGCACGTACCCACAAACACCTCCCACAACTGGACGGAAGGTCACTCTCCTGCCCAGTGCTGCAGATGATGGGAGTGACCAAAtgcctctgtgtttctttgtctgtgtcagatTCCTGGCTGTTggtctcttttttccctttatctcctctctccactctaaACAAGCTTCAAGTCCTTGCTGCCTAAAGAGATGTGTGACACTTGATACACTTCCGTTTCTAGCCTCTGTTGTTTTTGGaatagcatgcacacacacacacatacacacactctcaattacacacacacaggcaggcataTCTCTTCCCCTGCACATAGCGTTGCCACATGTGAGTCCGGCGTCAGCCAACGCCAACAAAGTCTTTGCATTGGGGTCCCTCTGGTGGTGAGCATGTGCCAGTGCatctgtttattttcttttttattccaTGCGAGCGCACAGCAGTCTCAGGAAGTTGGCTacacactgtactgtgtgtttgtccttgcaTGGCCAAGCATTTGATATGTAATCCCTGCTGTACagcgagaagagaagagagaagaagaggagaggaggagaggaggtgggggaaggagagagtggagcaGTTTTTCATTAGCGAGCCTGGGAACCTCATCTTGTGCAGGCAGGAAATGAGGCCATCGGGGAGGGTGCAAGGCAAAAGGGGGAACATGATCGCTTTTTTGTGGGCCACTGTGCTGACTCTCCTGATGACAGGCTAGCCATTAGGAAATGCAAATATTTACACCAGGTTGGTTTCTCGACTAtccatatataaaatatattagtGAATGCCTGTGCAAAAACATACAAGGTGAGACATTTTGAAGGTGAGGGTGATTTATAGGTCCACAGAATGCCAACTGGCAAAACAGTCCACTTTCCCCCACTTCTCCTCTGAGTGTTTTTCTTGTCCACTTATTTGATACCTCTAtaactctctccatccccccctccctgtctccatctcggtctctctccatctctctcacctccccaccctctccctccctccctcctcaggaGCTTGAGCTGCTGGAGGCTCTGCTGCGCTGTAAGGCTGACGCTCTGGAGGGCTGGGACGCGCGGAGCGTGAGCAGCCTGCGCTCGGCGCTGAGCCGGCAGGAGCGTGGCGGGGGCCGCCTGCAGCTGTGGGACGAGCTGTGCCCCCCGGAGGAGGAGCCCGGACGCATCAACGCCTTGCAGCTGCGCCTGGACGAGTCCCAGAAGGTCCTGctcaaggagagagagtgagtcaggaGGCGGGGGCCGCTggagaggagaagtgtgtgtgtctgtgtgtctgtgtgtgtgtgtctgtgtgtctgtgtgtgtgtgtgtgtgtgtgtgtgtgtgtgtgtgtgtgtgtgtgtgtgtgtgtgtgtgtgtgtgtgtgtgtgtgtgtgtgtgtgtgtgtgtgtgtgtgtgtgtgtgtgtgtgtgtgtgtgagagaaaaggagaactTTGGTGATTATGTCAGGGTATCTTAGACACAATATTGGAATGAGTTAACGAGGGTAAGGGAAGTAAGAAGAAGTGGCTAGGTGTGAAATAAGTGGACACTGTTTATGCATTAGAAGGTGGTTATGAATTCCTTTCCCAAGAACCTGACCATTTGAGATGTTTGATTTTTGCTTTTTAAATACTATTATAGTAATACTACAAATACTACTACTGGCCACTGACTTGAtgtcattgatgtgtgtgtgtgtgttgaaaacaAATGAGATTAAAGAAGAGGCCATGTGGTGGTTGATGAAATGTGCTCCTGTTCTCACATATAACATATGATCCTATGTGTTCCTGTCTCCTCCTGTTCAGAGACAAACACGCTCTCAGCAAGAGCATTGAGAAGCTGGAGACTGAGCTGAGCCAGTGGAAACTCAAATATGAGGAGCTGAACAAGACCAAGCATGAGGCCTTCAAACaggtgaggaagaagaagaacacatactcacactctctcacttccatgctgtctgtctcacacacacacacacacacacacacacacacatacacacacagacaatttaGAAATCAtttcacacatattcattcacacacccactgacacCTAGACACTGCACATAGATACTTCCAGAATTTAAACACACCTGTAAATTCAAAGCCACTTTCACACATCTACATTCAAACTCACTCATACATATTCATCCACAATTCATGTCTCcctgcacacatacaggtacccacatcacacacatgccttaTAATGTGATTGCAATGTGATTGCGCATATTGTTCTCCTCAAGTATTGTTTTCTTGAATATCCAGAGATTAACGATCAATTGCAAACATGGTTGCAAAGTTGGGTGGTTGGAACACCTGCTCGAGACCAGTTGTTAGATGCATCGTTCCTGGATATTTGCTGTTGTCAACGTTAATTGCGTTAGTTTGACACTCCCACTCCCTACCTATCCGAACACCCAACAACTGAGAATTTCACTTATGATAGAATTTTAAATGATTCAATGACCACGATGACAACAACGCTTTCGAGAAACACATCTTCTTACCGTGGAGCCTACTGCACGTGTGCAGGTAGCTGATGGGCCGTGACAGGCTGTAATGAATAAGATAAATAGGTCGGTATTTCAGCCACACTCCCACCGTACCACCGTTGTTATTCTTGAAATGTACCCCAGTAAAGTACAGctgatgttttgcttgtgttcacCTAAAGAGGTAAGCTCAAAGTGAGGTAAGCTCAAATGGCCAACAGCAGCCctgaaaagaacagaggaagaaTAGCAATTGCTTTCTCAAATATATCAgccttttacaaaaaaaatgctcTTTTTTAATTTGGTCTAAtacatcggttcccaaactggtggttcagggggtacgcggggagaacatttccgcgataacagaaaatggacggaattcgcagaatgtaccgtttgaaacagaattgcaactttcagacggaaacatcattttgtgcatcaaaatcgcccaaattcccctttattttgtcctgcaaggctgtatttctttctaataaacacaacaacgatcgcaacgatgaacaagcattaattagaaaacaaaaccactgagaaaatgtcacgtctgtgctgaactccgctccggccacgcggagttcaacacagacctccgtagcctgtcaaatgaattcgctcatcttcccaatcgcctgcaaataatgttttttttattcttctgttctgttgatggctggcaaacaacaaccttaaaAGGTTTGAAGgttttgggtcacttgtggcacttattattcactcattttaagccatccaTCTGAAAAACGTATTTttttcaaggggggggggggcggtacgcagctggagattaaatgtctgaaggggtacgggactgtaaaaagtttgggaaccactggtctagtacatcggttcccaaactggggtaggCAAattggttcagggggtacgcggatGAAAATttgatttgcgttttcaaagtcaaaaagcccattacattttcaaacgaAGCTATAAATAGACgtgaaatcttaaatagtccgaatagccaagtcgcattggcAGAAATACTCATGTacgtatacccatattcagtgaaataattacactggcaAAAATAGCAACAtgtaggttagtgacctaccctgaaGTGTTATAGGTGAATATGTGCGTGGGGGGAGGGGCCGTggcggttagtgacctaccctgacaatttcacagtttcaagtgttataggctgaatatgttTGTGAGGGGAGGGGCATGgcagcggttacaaacatggaaaaaaacggggggggggatacgtagctggagattgaatgtctgaaggggtacgggactgtaaaaagtttgggaaccactggtctagtCTAATTAATTTCGGGCAAAccaaaaaaatgaattgaatgcTTGAAGGGCTACCAGGGATTTCGAAGCCCTGCTATGAGAGAATGTGGTTTTGgaaaatcaacaaaacaatgccTGTTTTAGTTCAATAACATTCAATTCTGTTCACTAAAATAGATGTGTATGTCATGTTCATATAGATTTACAAAGGAAGTCACTTAGCTAATTGTCACCGAATTCACAAGGTGAGCAGAAGCCTACAAGAGATAGTTGGCCCACACACAATTTGTGTTCAACAAAATCTACAAGAATACACCAACAGATAGCCCTCAAGCCTTCATAAAATCCatgtattatttaattaatatcagctgtgctgttgagACACAAAGGGTGAAAATGGTTATGGTATTTAGCCAGAGATGCATCTCTAATTTGCTATGTGAGCTCGCAAGTTGTGTGGCATGGCTCAGACATTCAAAGGTTTTTTGTCAGTTGACAGTTGACTCCTTAACCTGTAATGAGAGACTAGTGTTAACAGGAGCAGCACCAATTATTTCCAGACCAACTGAGCACTGACCACCTGAGCCAGAATGGCCAGAGAGGAGGCCATTGTTTCCCCAAGGTCACATCAGAGCCACCATTTAAAAGAAGCCAATTTTCTCCCTCTGAATCCCTCCT is part of the Clupea harengus chromosome 6, Ch_v2.0.2, whole genome shotgun sequence genome and harbors:
- the ccdc102a gene encoding coiled-coil domain-containing protein 102A, with the protein product MNHTPSPHMAEAGKSGSGLLCGLGLGPDRVRSPDSLTHTPSPSGGTPSSSPPLLLSPGLGCEGLSMASLSAGGDWESREELRLRELEEARARAAQMEKTMRWWSDCTANWREKWSKVRAERNRARDEVRQLRQRLDALTKELTGARRERQELAAENEQLRQETQRLRPEHGCAASASSSSSSSSSPPVAPDSKSPGAGEGPGSPEQEPVRDISSDKPEHKKELELLEALLRCKADALEGWDARSVSSLRSALSRQERGGGRLQLWDELCPPEEEPGRINALQLRLDESQKVLLKEREDKHALSKSIEKLETELSQWKLKYEELNKTKHEAFKQLNMLKEVHQDELGRMSEDLEDELGARSSMDKKLAELRAEMERLQVENAAEWGRRERLETEKLALERDNKKLRAQMEDLEEQLARKRRQAATALDSDLKSIQNELFERNKELADLRHIHTKLKKQYQEKMAELAHANRRVEQHETEVKKLRLRVEELKKELGQAEDELDEAHNQSRKLQRSLDEQVEQTENLQVQLEHLQSRLRRQQSPGLFGKMRTSSSARFSSDNPDRPPSDQDDDEEEELQIQIP